From one Triticum aestivum cultivar Chinese Spring chromosome 4B, IWGSC CS RefSeq v2.1, whole genome shotgun sequence genomic stretch:
- the LOC123089544 gene encoding receptor kinase-like protein Xa21 translates to MTSLLFPGFVRFLCLFLGFSCSLPSLGICDETPSDRQALLCFKSQLSGPAGFLASWSNVSVEFCDWYGVTCSATSPRRVIALDLESQGISGTIAPCIAKLTWLTRLQLSNNNFRGGVPSELGLLSRLASLNLSMNTLQGNIPPELSACSQLQILGLWNNSLRGEIPHSLSQCKRLQEINLGNNKLQGSIPLAFGDLPALRVLVLAKNMLTGTIPPSLGSSRHLTYVDLGTNALGGVIPQSLANSSSLQVLRLMSNGLTGELPKALLNTLSLGAICLEKNNFVGSIPSVTVASSPIKKLSLRFNNLSGGIPSSLGNLSSLVHLYLTNNHLVGSIPESLGYIPTLEILTLTTNNLSGPVPPSIFNMSSLKSLTIAENSLVGRLPFDIGYTLPNVQDLILSYNSFDGPIPASLLKAYHLQRLDLNTNRFTGFIPFFGSLPNLVLLDLAINKLEADDWGFVSSLSNCSRLNMLALDGNNLNGKLPSSIGNLSNSLDYLWLSSNKISGPIPPEIGNLKSLSGLYMGHNLLTGNIPSTIGKLYKLVDLSFAQNRLSGQIPDTVGNLVQLSMLELDHNSFSGRIPASIARCTQLTILNLAHNSLDGHIPSKILTIPTLSKELDLSNNYLSGGMPDEVGSLLHLKKINMSNNRLTGNIPSTLGQCVDLEYLEMQNNLFAGRIPKTFANLVSIKHMDISGNNLSGKVPEFLKSLKSLHGLNLSFNHFDGAVPTGGVFDIAGAVSIEGNDHLCTIIPKRGMSLCMALADNKRKQKLLVLVLVILLPIVFASAILFSCIATIYRRKRMQANPHLQHDNEHIKKLQKISFEKISYEDLVRATDRFSSANLIGYGSFGRVYKGSLQFQEDQVAIKIFDLDINGADRSFIAECEALRNVRHRNLVKIITSCSSVDHTGEDFKALVFPYMPNGNLEMWLHLKDPEDGENNNLSLSQRTNIALDVAVALDYLHNQCAPPVIHCDLKPSNILLGLDMAAYVIDFGLARFLFSTANGHQDSSASLSRLKGSIGYIPPEYGMSGKISTKGDVYSFGVLLLQLITGCSPTDEKFNDGISLHEFVDRAFTKNIHEVVDPTMLQDSSNATDMMKNCVIPLLRIGLSCSMTSHKERPDMGQVSTEILRIKHVASDTCMSDEAKNWQDSRKQQKFM, encoded by the exons ATGACATCTTTATTGTTTCCAGGCTTCGTTCGGTTTCTCtgcctcttcctgggtttctcttGCAGCCTACCATCATTAGGAATTTGCGATGAAACACCGAGCGATAGACAAGCCCTCCTTTGCTTCAAATCCCAGCTCTCGGGTCCCGCTGGATTTCTAGCTTCATGGAGCAACGTGTCCGTGGAGTTCTGCGACTGGTACGGGGTCACCTGCAGCGCGACGTCCCCCCGGCGTGTCATCGCGCTGGACCTTGAATCCCAAGGCATCTCAGGCACCATAGCACCTTGCATTGCCAAGCTCACTTGGCTGACAAGGCTCCAGCTGTCGAATAACAACTTCCGTGGTGGTGTGCCGTCCGAGCTTGGCCTCCTGAGTCGACTCGCCAGCCTCAACCTCAGCATGAACACTTTGCAAGGTAACATCCCACCTGAACTCTCTGCATGTTCCCAGCTCCAAATTCTGGGCCTGTGGAACAATTCCCTCCGTGGAGAGATCCCACATAGCCTTAGCCAATGCAAGCGCCTTCAAGAGATTAACCTTGGCAACAACAAGCTCCAAGGGAGCATCCCCCTTGCTTTCGGAGACCTCCCTGCACTGCGCGTACTAGTTCTCGCCAAAAATATGCTTACCGGCACCATACCGCCGTCTTTGGGCAGCAGTCGCCATCTCACATATGTCGATCTTGGGACGAATGCCCTCGGAGGGGTCATCCCACAGTCCTTGGCAAATAGTTCATCTCTTCAAGTACTTCGGCTCATGAGCAATGGTCTTACTGGGGAACTCCCAAAGGCTTTACTCAACACTTTGTCACTTGGTGCCATTTGCCTTGAAAAGAACAATTTTGTTGGTTCGATACCTTCTGTTACTGTCGCATCGTCCCCTATTAAGAAACTCTCTTTAAGGTTTAACAATCTTTCAGGAGGAATACCTTCCTCACTAGGGAACCTTTCTTCCCTAGTTCATCTTTATCTTACAAACAATCATTTAGTTGGGAGTATCCCAGAGAGCTTAGGTTATATTCCAACTCTAGAGATATTGACCTTGACTACGAACAACTTATCTGGGCCGGTTCCACCATCTATCTTCAATATGTCATCCCTGAAAAGTCTCACCATAGCAGAAAACTCACTTGTCGGCAGATTACCTTTTGACATTGGCTACACCCTCCCCAATGTCCAGGACCTAATACTCTCATATAACAGTTTTGATGGACCAATCCCAGCCTCTCTTCTCAAAGCATACCACCTACAAAGGCTTGACCTGAACACTAATAGATTTACTGGATTCATACCATTCTTCGGCTCATTGCCAAATTTAGTGCTACTCGATTTGGCAATCAACAAACTAGAAGCAGATGATTGGGGCTTTGTCTCTTCACTATCTAACTGCTCCAGATTGAACATGCTGGCCCTGGATGGGAACAATCTCAATGGGAAATTGCCAAGTTCTATTGGAAATCTTTCAAATAGTCTTGACTACTTGTGGCTAAGTAGCAACAAAATTTCTGGACCTATACCACCGGAGATTGGCAACCTTAAGAGCCTCAGTGGCTTGTATATGGGTCACAATCTTCTCACCGGTAATATACCATCAACAATTGGGAAATTGTACAAATTGGTCGATCTATCCTTTGCGCAAAACAGGCTTTCGGGTCAGATTCCAGATACCGTTGGCAATCTTGTCCAGCTGAGCATGCTGGAATTGGATCATAACAGCTTCAGTGGAAGAATACCTGCAAGTATAGCACGATGCACTCAACTCACCATACTCAACCTTGCTCACAACTCACTAGATGGTCATATACCAAGTAAAATCTTGACAATCCCTACGCTTTCTAAAGAGCTGGACTTGTCAAACAACTACTTGTCTGGAGGAATGCCAGATGAAGTTGGAAGTCTCCTTCATCTGAAGAAAATCAACATGTCAAATAACAGGTTGACTGGCAACATCCCATCAACTCTCGGCCAGTGTGTTGACCTGGAGTATCTTGAGATGCAGAACAACTTATTTGCAGGAAGGATTCCAAAAACATTTGCCAACTTAGTCAGCATAAAACACATGGATATTTCTGGGAACAACTTGTCTGGAAAAGTACCAGAGTTCCTCAAATCCTTGAAATCACTGCACGGCCTGAATTTATCCTTCAACCATTTTGATGGAGCAGTTCCGACAGGCGGTGTATTTGACATCGCTGGTGCGGTCTCAATCGAAGGAAATGATCATCTGTGTACAATAATCCCAAAGAGAGGTATGTCTCTTTGTATGGCACTGGCTGACAACAAAAGAAAGCAGAAGCTACTGGTTCTAGTCCTAGTGATTCTATTGCCAATTGTTTTTGCCTCTGCAATCCTTTTCTCTTGTATTGCAACAATTTATAGGAGGAAAAGGATGCAAGCAAATCCTCATTTGCAGCATGACAATGAGCACATAAAGAAGCTACAGAAGATATCATTTGAGAAGATATCGTATGAAGACTTGGTAAGGGCAACTGATAGGTTTTCTTCTGCAAACTTAATTGGCTATGGATCATTTGGAAGGGTTTATAAGGGAAGTCTGCAGTTTCAAGAAGATCAAGTTGCCATCAAGATTTTTGACCTTGACATTAATGGGGCAGATAGGAGCTTCATAGCAGAGTGTGAAGCTCTAAGAAATGTTCGCCATCGGAATCTTGTAAAAATCATTACCTCATGCTCTTCTGTGGATCATACTGGGGAAGATTTCAAGGCTCTAGTGTTCCCATATATGCCAAATGGGAATCTAGAAATGTGGTTACATCTAAAAGATCCTGAAGATGGTGAAAATAATAATCTGAGTTTAAGCCAAAGGACTAACATAGCCTTGGATGTGGCCGTTGCTTTGGATTATCTTCACAATCAGTGTGCACCTCCAGTTATACATTGCGACTTGAAGCCAAGCAATATTCTTTTGGGCCTTGACATGGCTGCGTACGTCATCGACTTTGGCCTAGCAAGATTCTTGTTCAGCACAGCAAATGGACATCAAGATAGTTCAGCAAGTTTGAGCCGCTTAAAAGGATCCATAGGATACATCCCACCAG AGTATGGAATGAGCGGAAAGATATCAACCAAGGGTGATGTCTATAGCTTTGGAGTGCTTCTGTTACAACTGATAACAGGGTGTAGTCCAACTGATGAAAAATTTAACGATGGTATAAGCCTTCATGAATTTGTTGATAGAGCATTTACAAAGAATATTCATGAGGTTGTTGACCCCACAATGCTACAAGATAGCAGCAATGCAACTGACATGATGAAGAATTGTGTCATCCCACTTTTAAGAATAGGCCTCTCTTGCTCCATGACATCACACAAGGAGCGGCCAGATATGGGACAAGTTTCTACTGAGATACTTAGAATAAAGCATGTGGCCTCAGACACATGCATGTCTGATGAAGCAAAGAATTGGCAGGATAGTAGGAAGCAACAGAAGTTCATGTAA